GTGTCCTCCGCCTATTCGGCGCGCGGCGCCAACAGCTATTCGGGGTCGGCGGGGTCGAGCAGCTGCACTTCTTCCAGGTCCATCGCCGCCTGCACCTCACGCAACACGATGTCGTCGATCAAGTTCTGGTTGCGCAACGCGGTGACGGCCTGACGTTGGCGGTCCAATACGGCCAACCGCACCTTGCGGGCCAGGGCGGAGCGTTCGGCCAAGTGGTTGGCGCAGTCGTCGTCGGGGTCGGCCAGCACGATCGCGGCCCGCTCCTCGTACTCCATGCTGAGCCGCTTGAACAGTTCGGGGCCGACCCCCAGCTCCGCGGCGATCTGCGGCAGTGCCTCGCGGGCGGTTTCGACGCTGCGGGTGCGGGCCAGCTGCAATTCGTCGGCTTGGGCGACGTCCTCGGGCAGCCGGGCCCACCGCACTACGGCGGGCAGCGTGCTGCCCTGCACCAGCACGGTGACCAGGATGACGACGACCACCACGTAGATC
The nucleotide sequence above comes from Mycobacterium kiyosense. Encoded proteins:
- a CDS encoding hypothetical protein (frameshifted, insertion at around 2375512,2375475) — translated: MSLAAALAVPLTVHQGAPFPDRNLLIYVVVVVILVTVLVQGSTLPAVVRWARLPEDVAQADELQLARTRSVETAREALPQIAAELGVGPELFKRLSMEYEERAAIVLADPDDDCANHLAERSALARKVRLAVLDRQRQAVTALRNQNLIDDIVLREVQAAMDLEEVQLLDPADPE